The region AAACTTTGGTGAGTCATCAATCTCAAGAACTTGTGCGGTGGCAGATAGAACGGGACATGCCATGTTGCATACTCTTTATCAAAAAAATATTGAACTGCAGACCCAATTTTTTATAGAATGGATTGGTTTAGATCTTATTAGAGATGAGGACGGAGATGTTCTTGGATTAATTGCTTTGGAATTACAGACAGGGGATTTGGGAATCTTTCATGCAAAGAATACCATTTTTGCTACAGGTGGAGCGGGAAGGATTTTTCAAGCAAGCACTAATGCATTTATTAACACAGGCGATGGCCTTGGCATGGCTGCAAGAGCAAATATTAGCTTAGAAGATATGGAGTTTTGGCAATTTCATCCTACTGGAATTCTTGGTGCGGGTGTCCTAGTTACAGAGGGTGTACGCGGTGAAGGAGGCTATTTAATAAATTCAAATAATGAACGCTTTATGGAACGTTACGCACCTAGCGCAAAAGATTTAGCAAGTAGAGATATCGTTTCTAGAGCAATCGCTCAAGAGGTTTTAGAGGGCAGAGGAATTGGTACAAATAAAAATGGTGTTTATCTCACTTTATCTCACCTGGGTGAAGAATTAATTAACGAAAAGTTACCCGGTATTAGAGAGATCTCAATTAAATTTGCAAATGTGGACCCCGTTAAGGAACCAGTCCCTGTTGTCCCAACAGTCCATTATATGATGGGAGGGATTCCAACAACCTTAAATGGCCAAGTCAGAGATGGTATCAAACAAAAAGAGGTAAATGGTTTTTATGCAGTGGGAGAGTGCGCATGCATTTCTGTTCATGGTGCAAATCGCCTGGGATCCAATTCCCTCTTAGATTTAATTGTTTTTGGAAAAGCAGCTGGTCAACATATCCTAGATTCATCAAAAGGAAAGAAATTGAAAAAACTACCAAATGATGTAACAAGAAAAACTATAGAAAGATTAAAAAAAATAAATACAAAAAGCTCTCTGGAGGACCCAAGGGAGCTAGGTGAGGAATTAAGAGCGGTAATGCAAAAACATTGTGGTGTATTTCGTTTCCCACAACTACTTAATGAGGGATTGGCTAAGGTATATAAGTTGAAGCAGAGAATTGAGAATATATCTATTAAAGATAATTCTAAAGTTTTTAACACAGCAAGAACGGAGGCGCTTGAGCTTCAAAACTTAATTGAAGTCGCTTTAGCAACAATGGCTTCAGCTAAAAATAGAGAGGAAAGTAGAGGGGCACATTCAAGGTCTGATTTTCCAGAAAGAGATGATAATTCTTGGTTACAACATTCCTTATATAACCCTAAAGATGGTTCTTTAGATTACCGACCTGTAAAAATGAAACCTTTAAGTGTTAAATCATTTCCGTTAAAAGAAAGAGTCTATTGAGTTTAAGATGAAAATCTCAATTTATAGATTTAACCCAGATAAAGATAAAAAACCATATAACAAGTTTTACGACGTAAAGAGAACTGATTCCGATACGATGCTATTAGATTTATTAATAAAAATTAAAGCTTTGGATGATTCACTTTCGATGAGGATGTCATGCCGTGAAGGTGTTTGTGGTTCTGATGCTATGAACATAAATGGAAAAAATGGCTTAGCATGCGTTACTAAAATAGACGACTTAAAAAAACCTATTGTAATAAGACCTATTCCTGGACTTCCTGTGATAAGAGATCTTGTTGTGGATATGAAGCAATTTTTTAAACATTACGATTCAATAGATCCATATCTTAAAAGTAAAAACCCCCCACCTAAGAAAGAACGTTTACAGTCACCAGAGGATAGAAAAAAGCTTGATGGCTTGTATGAATGCATACAGTGTGGTGCCTGTACAACCGCGTGCCCTTCATTTTGGTGGAAACCTGATAAATTTGTTGGGCCAGCAGGCTTATTACAAGCTTATAGATTTTTAGTAGATAGTAGGGATGACGCAAAAGAGGAGCGTCTTGACAATCTTGATGATCCTGATCGATTGTACCGTTGTCACAATATTATGAATTGTGCAGATGTTTGCCCAAAAGGCTTAAGTCCCTCAAAAGCAATTGCAGGCATCAAAAAAATGCAAATGACAACTAAAAAACTAAAATTTCAAACCTTAAAAAAAATATTCCATATAAATGAGTCAAAAAATGATACTTGATAATCAAATTAAATATCGTTGCAGAAGAGGTTTATTAGAGCTTGATTTGATTTTAAATAACTTTTACGAAAATAGATTGCAACAACTATCCATTGAAATGAAAAAACTTTTATTAGAGTTTTTAGAAATGGATGACAATAATATTTGGAATATTTTAAATTCTTCTAAGTATTCAAAAAAATATGATTCATTAGTTAAATTAATTTATCCTATTAACTAATGACAATTATAAAAAAAAATGATTTTACCGAATCGATTGCTAGCGCTCTTCAATACATTTCTTATTATCATTCTGAGGATTTTATCCATGCAATGAATCGCGCTTTAGAGGTTGAGAAATCAACTGCTGCAAAGGATGCAATTCTACAGATTTTAACAAATTCAAAGCTTTCAGCATATGGAAACCGTCCAATATGCCAAGATACCGGTATTGTTACAGTTTTTATTAAGCAAGGTATGGAACTTAGATGGGATTCTGATAAAACAATCGAGGAAATGGTTAATCAGGGCGTCAGGAATGCATATCTTGATAAAGAAAATCCATTAAGAGCATCAATTGTTAAAAACCCAATATCAGAACGATTAAATACTAAAGATAATTCACCTGCAGTTGTTCATGTCAGCCTCGTGCCAGGAAGTGATTTAGATATAAGTATTGCTGCAAAAGGTGCCGGCTCAGAAAATAAGGCAGTACTGGGGATGTTAAATCCATCAGATAATATTGTTGATTTTATTATAGATGAAATACCTAAAATGGGCGCCGGGTGGTGTCCTCCTGGAGTTTTAGGTATAGGTATTGGTGGTACAGCGGATAAGGCGATGGTAATGGCAAAAGAATCACTATTTGAGACTATCGATATTCAAGAATTAATCAAAAAAGGACCTTCAAACAAAATTGAAAGTTTAAGAATTGAATTATATGAAAAAATCAATCGTCTAGGCATAGGGGCTCAGGGGTTGGGTGGGCTCACTACCGTCCTAGACGTTAAGGTCAAAGATTATCCAACGCACGCAGCTTCACTTCCAGTGGCGATCATTCCTAATTGTGCAGCTAATAGGCATATTCACTTTAAAATGAGCGGTGATGGTCCAGTTAAATTAAAACCACCCAATTTTGAAGTATGGCCTAAAGCAGAGTGGTCACCAAAAGAAACGAGCACAAGGGTTAACATAGACACCCTCCAAAAAAAAGATCTAGGAAAATTTAAGCTTGGGCAAAGTTTACTACTTAGTGGAAAAATCTTAACTGCCAGAGATGCTGCGCATAAAAAATTAAAAGAATTGACAGATAAGAATCAACCATTACCTGATGGCTTAGACCTAAAAAATCGCTTTATTTATTATGTGGGTCCTGTCGATCCAGTGGGTAATGAAGTTGTTGGTCCAGCTGGACCTACAACCTCATCCAGGATGGATAAGTATTCATCCCTTATGCTTGAAGATTACGGAGTTATTGGCATGATTGGTAAAGCTGAGAGAGGAAAGGAAGCATTAGAGAGTATTAAGAAAAATAAAGCAGTTTATTTGATTGCTGTTGGTGGTTCAGCTTATCTAATTTCACAAGCTATTAAGTCTTCAAAGCTTATTGCATTTCCTGAGTTGGGAATGGAGGCGATATATGAGTTTGAAGTTGAAGATATGCCCGTTACTCTAGCAGCTAATACTGATGGAGAATCATTGCATGAAGAGGGTGTGAAAAAATGGAATGCAGTTCTAATGAAATATTAAGACCTTAAGTTAAGCGTTCTAGAATATTTTTTTTAAGCTGTTTTATAGTAGTTTCCTCAACTTTTTTTGAGGTAATAAGAAAAAAATCTTCCGCTCTATTACCTAAGGTATTTATTCTTGCCTTATCAATTTCAAGGCTAAGTTGATTAATCTCTCCGCTGATCATGTTCAATAGCCCAGGTCTCGAATCTGTAATAATTTCTAATTCAAATTGTGTGTCATTAATAATTTTATTATTAATGACGGTCTGGATATCATGGTGTTCGGCCTGCCTTGTCTTTCTTAAAGTTATTTCTTTACTTTCAAATTTACGAGGGATTATTTCAGTTAAACCTTGCTCAAGATTTTGGAAGAGTTGGTTATAGCTTTCATTTATATTGTTATCATCCAGCACATGAAAAATATCCAACGCATAGTCATGTGAGGTTGTATAAATTTTTGCATCCAGAATATCCAATTGGTTTTCATAGAAGAAGTTTGTTATTTTTTCAAATAATGAAGGTTGATTTTTAGAGTAAATAAGAACCTCAATAAAGCTTCCTTTGTGATGATGAATTCTTACTATTGGATTATTTGAATGGGTATGTGGCATAAGTAATCGTGTTTGCCAGGCTATTTCGTTGGCATCGAAACGCATGAAGTAATTAAGATCAAGCTTCTGCCAAAATTCATCGTAGTGGTTCTTTTTGATTGCATATTTAGAGAGAATTTTAGCCACCTCTTTTTTTCGATCATTCACCATATCAATTGGTGACTTATGTTGCTCACTTAATAATTTTGTTGTTGATGTGTATAAGTCATAAAGTAGGCTTGCTTTCCATTGGTTCCATACATGCGGGCTTGTACCTCTTATATCAGCTACTGTGAGGAGATATAGCGCATCAAGATAGGTTTGTGTCCCAACTAAATCTTTAAACTCATGAATTACCTGTGGGTCCGAGATATCACTTTTTTGTGCAATTTGAGACATTTTTAAATGAGATTTAACAAGCCATCCGACTAGATGAATTTCCTTTTCTGGCAGACACATTTTTTTACAAAATTTTATCGCTATAAAAAAGCCAAGCTCGGAATGATCTCCGCCTCGACCTTTTGCAATATCGTGAAAAATAGCACCTAAGTACAATAAGTATGGTTTTTTAAATTTAAGAAATATTTCATGACATTCAGGAAACTCATACTTCAAGCTTACTTTACTAAAGCGTCTGATATTCTCAATAACATTTAAGGTGTGCTCATCCACTGTATATATATGGAAGAGGTCGTGCTGCATTTGAGCAACCACTCTCCCAAATGCGGGTATGAAGTTACCTAAAATATTACATTTATTCATTAAGCGTAATGATCGATTGACTTTATCGCGACCTGAAATAACTTCGATAAACTTAGATTGATTTATTTTATTGTTTCTAAATTTTTCATTTATAGTCGGTCTGATGTTATTCAAAGCCTCTAAAAGATTCGCCCCGAATCCTTGCGCCTTGTTTGTTTTTTGGAGGAGGATGAATGGCTCAAAAACATACTTACCAATTATTGGAATATGTTCTTTATCTATATCAATTAAATGATTTGAAAGGATAAAAGGAAATTGGTTATTAATTTGAATAGATTTTGAATTATTTGGGTCAAGTTTCTTAAGTAGAATTTCGTTTAATAATATTATATAATTTACTGATTTATAATAATTTTTCATTAAAACTTCACTAGATTTTTTATTATTCTTTGCCTGGTATCCTAATGCTTTGGATAGCCTAGCTTGAACATCAAATGTGAGTCTATCGTCAGTAGATTTAGATAAAATATGGAGGAGAATTCGATACTTATTTACCTTATTAGTGGTTAATCTAATTTTTTTATATTGATCAGCAGATAAAATTTCCCTCTGTTTTAATTCTTCAAAGGATTTACCTTTATTTTGACTTGCGGCAATCCACAGTATCATTTGTAAATCCCTTAGGCCTCCGGGACTTTCTTTAATATTTGGCTCTAGTTGATATGCTGAATCCCTGTATTTGCGGTGCCGAATAGATTGTTCAGCCATTTTTTCTTTAAAGAACTTTTCGATATTAATTGTTTTATTAATTGTTGTGTTGAATTTTAAGAAAAGATCATGACTTCCAAATATAAGACGCGCTTCAAGCAGGTTGGTAGCTGTTGATATATCGGCAATAAATTCTTCTTTAACTTCTGCAAGATTTCTAACGCTATGACCAATTTTTAAGCCTATATCCCAGCATTTCGTGATGAATTGACTAATGTTTTCATCATTTTCTATACTTTTTTTGCTATTAAGCACCAGTATGTCAACATCGGAATAGGGAAATAACTCATTCCTGCCATAACCGCCAACGGCAATGAGCGTATTTTTTTTAGAAACATTACTATCTATCCATAACTTAATGAGCATATTATCAACAATTTCAGTGTGTTTTTTAAGGAATTGTGAGCCGTTTGTTTTTTTTATGAATTGATTGCAAAGATTTTGGAATTTTCTTTGATAACTTTTTTTCTCAGTAGCTACAGTGTGGGAAGGCATGAATAAATTTTAATCTAAAAATGGTGTTGGCGTATCTTTTGATACTGTTAATACCTCATAACCCCCACTTGTGACCAATATTGTATGTTCCCATTGAGCTGATAGGCTTCTATCCTTTGTTACAACAGTCCAGTTATCTGGTAGGACTTTGATATCTTTTTTCCCTGCATTTATCATGGGCTCGATTGTAAAAATCATGCCTGCTTCGAGTTTGAGACCTTCACCTGGAGTGCCATAATGCAGGACCTGTGGTTCATCATGAAATACTTTTCCGATGCCGTGCCCACAAAATTCTCTAACCACACTGTAAGATTTTGATTCAGCATAACTTTGAATTGCATGGCCTATATCACCAAGATAAGCACCGGCTTTAACCTCTCTTATCCCTAACCACATAGACTGATAAGTTACTTCACAAAGTCTTTTTGCTTGAATTGATGGCTCTCCAACAAAAAACATACGACTTGTATCTCCGTGATAACCATTTTTTATAACGGTAATATCAATATTTACCACATCACCTTTTTTTAATATTTTTTCTCCAGGAATTCCATGACATATTTGATTATTTACCGATGTACAAATTGATTTTGGGAATGGCGTATGTCCGGGAGGTGCGTAATTAAGAGGAGCAGGAATAGTCCCTTGCTCATTTGTCATAAAATCATGACATAGGCTATCAATTTTTTCTGTTGTAATACCTGGTTTTATGTAGGGCGAAATAAAGTCAAGAACTTCAGATGCTAGCTTTCCAGCTATCCGCATCTTTTTTATATCTTCTTGATTATTAATTGTAATTGGCATATTTAATTTCTTTGAGTTTTATATATAAATTGTTGAAATATGTTATCATGTTGCCGATTTATTTTTAAAATTTCCACTAAGTTTTTTTAAGGGTGCTTAGCATTTTTAAACTTAGTGAAGTAATAACCCTTAAAGGAGAAAACTATGTCTGTTACGATGAGACAAATGCTTGAAGCTGGTGTTCACTTTGGACACCAAACAAGATATTGGGATCCAAAAATGGCACCGTATATTTTCGGTGACAGAAACAAAATTCATATAATTAATCTTGAAAAAACTCTTCCTATGTTTGAGGAGACGATGAAATATGTAAAAACATTGTCAGCAAACAAAGGGCGAATTCTTTTTGTTGCAACAAAAAGACAAGCAAGAGAAATTATTAAAGAAGAGGCCATTAGAGCTGACTGTGCTTATGTCAACCATCGATGGCTTGGGGGCATGCTAACTAATTTCAAAACAGTTAAGCAATCAATTAAGCGCCTTAATGAATTACAACTTAGTCTAGAAGACGGTAGTGTTGATAAAATTACTAAGAAAGAAGCATTAGGAATTAAAAAAGAATATGACAAATTAGAGAGATCAATCGGTGGTATTAAAAATATGAATTCACTACCGGATGCAATCTTTGTGATTGATGTTGGTTATGAAAGTGGGGCAGTTGTTGAAGCAACAAAACTAGGGATACCTATCTTGGGTGTAGTTGATACAAATAATTCAATTGATGATATTGATTATGTTATTCCAGGTAATGATGACTCAAGTAGAGCAATCAGACTTTATGCAAGAGGAATTGCAGATGCTGTTCTTGAAGGAAAGAAGAGCGCCATTGATGATTTAGCAAAAATGGTTAAAGAAGAAGACCCTGAAAAAGTTGAACCTAAAACTGAAAAAAATAGCGAATAACAAAATAATTAGGAGTTTATAAAGTATGGCTGAAATTACAGCAAAAATGGTAATGAGCTTAAGAGCTAAAACTGATGCGCCGATGATGGATTGTAAAAAGGCACTGAGCGAGGCGGATGGCGATGCCACTCGTGCCGAAGAAATACTTAGAGTTCGTTTCGGAAACAAAGCCTCAAAAGCATCAACGAGAGTCGCAGCAGAAGGAATTGTTGCCTGCTTTATTAGAGATGATAAAAAGGCGGGAGTGCTTGTTGAAGTAAATTCTGAAACAGATTTCTGCTCAAAAAATGATGAATTTGTTGCATTCGTAAAAAAAATCACAAAGGCAGCAGTTGAAAATGACTTAAACGATTCTGAACAATTATCTAATTTATCGATTGATGGTAAAACAGTTGAGGAGATAAGAACTGAATTGATAGGTAAAATTGGGGAAAATATTACAATCAGAAGGGTTGAGAAGATAATTGCCAAAGACAATCTTTTTTCGTATAACCACGGAGGAAGAGTGGGAGTCATTGTTGATATCAAATCATCTGATGAGGTTTTAGGTAAGGATATCGCTATGCATATTGCTGCCACTAAACCTAAAGCTCTTGACCAAAGTGGTGTCTCTCAGGATTTAATCGATGCTGAAAGAAGGGTGGCGATTGAAAAAGCCAAGGAAGCAGGAAAGCCTGAAGAGATGCTTGAGAAAATAGCAACTGGAACAGTTAACAAATTTTTAAAAGAAATTACATTGGTAAATCAAGTATTTGTTAAAGATGAAAAACAAACAATTGAGCAACTTCTTAAAAATAATAATTCAGCGATAAATGGGTTTAAGTTTTTTATTGTTGGTGAAGGTATTGAGAAAAAAGAGGTTGATTTCGCATCTGAGGTTGCAGCTGCACAACAATAAAAAAATTGTAGTGATTTAAAAAAAAGGATTGTTAAGCATTCCTTTTTTTTTATCTAAAACAGTCTAGAATAACGGATAGTTATGAATAAATTAAAATACAAAAGAGTTCTCTTAAAACTTTCTGGTGAGGCATTAATGGGAAACGATGCATTTGGAGTCAATCCAGAAACTATTAGCAAAATTGTCAGCGAAATCAATCTTATGGTGGATTCTGGAGTTGAATTAGCAATTGTAATTGGTGGAGGAAATATTTTTCGAGGCGTAGCACTTGGATCTAAGGGAATGGACCGTGCAACTGCAGACTATATGGGTATGCTTGCTACCGTCATGAATGCAATTGCCTTACAAGATGCGATGAAACATATTGGTATTATCAGCAGAGTTCAGTCAGCAATTAAAATTGAGCAAATAGTAGAGCCCTATATAAGAGGTAAGGCAATAAGATATATAGAGGATAATAAGGTTGTGATTTTTGCCGCTGGAACTGGCAATCCTTTTTTTACAACTGATACGGCAGCAGCTTTAAGAGCTATTGAATTAAACGCTGAAGTTGTTATAAAAGCAACAAAGGTTGAGGGAATTTTTTCAGCTGACCCAGAAAAGGTGAAAGACGCTAAGTTATTTAAAAAAATTACATTTGATGATGTAATCAGTAATAAATTAAAGGTAATGGATTCAACAGCATTTACGTTATGCAGAGATCAAGGGATGCCTATTGCAGTATTAAGTCTATTTAAAAAAAATGCGCTATTAAACTTTATTCATGGCGAAGAAGAGGGGACTTTAGTTACTATAAATTAAAAAAAGATGAGGAAATATAATGGAAGAACTATTAACTGACTCAAAGGTTAAGATGCAAAAGACTATTGAGTCTTTTCAAAATAATTTATCAAAAATTAGAACAGGAAGAGCAAGCACAAGTCTTCTTGATCACATTTCTATTGATTATTATGGAACATTAACCCCATTAAACCAAGTAGCAGCAATTAATGTAGCCGATTCATCAACATTAACCATACAGCCTTATGAAAAAAACTTCTCAGCAGTGATTGAGAAAGTAATCAGAGAAAGTGACCTGGGACTTAATCCTGTTGGTGTGGGAGATTTGATAAGAGTACCAATGCCACCTTTAACAGAAGAGAGAAGAAAAGATTTGATTAAAGTGGTTAAATCCGAGGGTGAGAGTAGTAAAATTTCCGTAAGAAATATTCGTAGAGACTCAAATGATGAATTAAAAAAATTAACTAAAAATAAAGAAATTAACGAAGATGAGGAAAGAAAACTTCAAGATATTATTCAAAAAAATACAGATATGTTTATATCTGAAATAGATTCTATGATAGATATAAAAGAAAAAGATTTATTAACGATATAGAGTAAAAAAACTGTATTTCTTTAAAAAAAAATTACTCAAAAAACATAAAATACCTAAACACATTGCGGTAATTATGGATGGCAATGGTAGATGGGCAAAGAATAAGATGTTGCCAAGGTTGGTCGGTCACAACCGAGGCTTGCAATCTGCAAAAAAAATTATTGAATGTTGTATTAAATATAATATTGACACACTTACACTTTATGCATTTAGTACAGAAAATTGGAAAAGACCTCTCAAGGAAGTGGACGGCCTCTTAAAACTGTTTTCTGAAACAATTTCAAAAGAATCAAAAAAAATTCATTCGAATAAAATAAAATTAAAATTCATTGGCGATACCTCCATACTGACAGAACCTCTGCAATTAAAAATAAAAGAGATTGAGAAAGAAACGTCAAGAAATAAAAGGTTAATCCTTAATGTAGCACTAAATTATGGTGGGAGGCATGATATTGTTAATTCGGTAAATAGTTTTTACGAGAATAAAAAAAATATAAAAAAAATTACGGAAAAAAATATTAATAATTGCTTATATACAAAGGGACAGCATGATGTCGATTTATTAATTAGAACTGGGGGCCAACAAAGAATGAGTAATTTTTTATTATGGCAGTCGGCATACGCAGAACTTTATTTTTCAAAAAAATTATGGCCGGATTTTGACGAAAAAGTATTTGTAAATGCTTTATATTTCTTTCAAAATACTGAAAGAAAATTTGGTTCAATATCAAATTAATCATGATGTTAAAAGAAAGAATTTTATCAGCTGCTATTTTGTTATTTATTTTCTTAGCATCTTTTTTATCAAAAAATCCGCTATATTTTTTAATAATTGTTTTTATAGTAAGTGTTATTTTACTTTATGAATTAGGAAAAATATTAAAGCTTAAAAGTCTTGCTTTGATAATTTATTGGATTTTATCTTTAACTCCAATTATTTTATTCAATCTATTTATTTTTTTAAATATAAATTATTTTGACCATGAACTTACAATAATTTTATTTAATTTTTCAATTCTTATTAGTTGGGTTAGTTTATTTTTTTGGTTTTTTCTTGTTCCTATAGATATTAAATATAAAAAAATATCTTCAAATATAAAGTTTCAAATTTTTTATGGCTATTTTTTAGTTACGCCAATGGCTCTAGTTACTTTAATAATTTTTATTCAAAATAAACTTTTAATTTTAATTCCTTTTATTATGATTTGGATTGCAGATATTGGAGCTTTTTTTATTGGGAAGAAACTAGGAAGAAATAAGTTGGCGAAAATCATAAGTCCAGGTAAAACAATCGAAGGAGCTGTTGGTGGATTTATTTGCAACATTATTTTTGCTTACATCTTAGCTTATTTCTTTGCATTAAGTTTCTGTATTATGTTAATTTTTGCAATAGTAATAACTTGCCTTAGTATTTTTGGAGATATTTATCAGTCATTTCTAAAAAGACAAGCTAATTTAAAAGATAGCGGCTCAATTATACCTGGTCACGGCGGCTTATTTGATAGGTTGGATAGTTTTTGTCCCACCTTACCTATATTCTTTTTAATGTATATATATTTCAATACTGATATTGCATTAAAGTCAATAATATGAAAATCATTTCCATTTTAGGTTCTACAGGAAGTATTGGAAAAAGTACTTTGTCTGTAATTAATCTCCATCCTGAAAGATTTAAAGTATTTGC is a window of Methylophilales bacterium DNA encoding:
- a CDS encoding succinate dehydrogenase iron-sulfur subunit is translated as MKISIYRFNPDKDKKPYNKFYDVKRTDSDTMLLDLLIKIKALDDSLSMRMSCREGVCGSDAMNINGKNGLACVTKIDDLKKPIVIRPIPGLPVIRDLVVDMKQFFKHYDSIDPYLKSKNPPPKKERLQSPEDRKKLDGLYECIQCGACTTACPSFWWKPDKFVGPAGLLQAYRFLVDSRDDAKEERLDNLDDPDRLYRCHNIMNCADVCPKGLSPSKAIAGIKKMQMTTKKLKFQTLKKIFHINESKNDT
- the glnD gene encoding [protein-PII] uridylyltransferase; its protein translation is MPSHTVATEKKSYQRKFQNLCNQFIKKTNGSQFLKKHTEIVDNMLIKLWIDSNVSKKNTLIAVGGYGRNELFPYSDVDILVLNSKKSIENDENISQFITKCWDIGLKIGHSVRNLAEVKEEFIADISTATNLLEARLIFGSHDLFLKFNTTINKTINIEKFFKEKMAEQSIRHRKYRDSAYQLEPNIKESPGGLRDLQMILWIAASQNKGKSFEELKQREILSADQYKKIRLTTNKVNKYRILLHILSKSTDDRLTFDVQARLSKALGYQAKNNKKSSEVLMKNYYKSVNYIILLNEILLKKLDPNNSKSIQINNQFPFILSNHLIDIDKEHIPIIGKYVFEPFILLQKTNKAQGFGANLLEALNNIRPTINEKFRNNKINQSKFIEVISGRDKVNRSLRLMNKCNILGNFIPAFGRVVAQMQHDLFHIYTVDEHTLNVIENIRRFSKVSLKYEFPECHEIFLKFKKPYLLYLGAIFHDIAKGRGGDHSELGFFIAIKFCKKMCLPEKEIHLVGWLVKSHLKMSQIAQKSDISDPQVIHEFKDLVGTQTYLDALYLLTVADIRGTSPHVWNQWKASLLYDLYTSTTKLLSEQHKSPIDMVNDRKKEVAKILSKYAIKKNHYDEFWQKLDLNYFMRFDANEIAWQTRLLMPHTHSNNPIVRIHHHKGSFIEVLIYSKNQPSLFEKITNFFYENQLDILDAKIYTTSHDYALDIFHVLDDNNINESYNQLFQNLEQGLTEIIPRKFESKEITLRKTRQAEHHDIQTVINNKIINDTQFELEIITDSRPGLLNMISGEINQLSLEIDKARINTLGNRAEDFFLITSKKVEETTIKQLKKNILERLT
- the rpsB gene encoding 30S ribosomal protein S2, which translates into the protein MSVTMRQMLEAGVHFGHQTRYWDPKMAPYIFGDRNKIHIINLEKTLPMFEETMKYVKTLSANKGRILFVATKRQAREIIKEEAIRADCAYVNHRWLGGMLTNFKTVKQSIKRLNELQLSLEDGSVDKITKKEALGIKKEYDKLERSIGGIKNMNSLPDAIFVIDVGYESGAVVEATKLGIPILGVVDTNNSIDDIDYVIPGNDDSSRAIRLYARGIADAVLEGKKSAIDDLAKMVKEEDPEKVEPKTEKNSE
- the pyrH gene encoding UMP kinase, which gives rise to MNKLKYKRVLLKLSGEALMGNDAFGVNPETISKIVSEINLMVDSGVELAIVIGGGNIFRGVALGSKGMDRATADYMGMLATVMNAIALQDAMKHIGIISRVQSAIKIEQIVEPYIRGKAIRYIEDNKVVIFAAGTGNPFFTTDTAAALRAIELNAEVVIKATKVEGIFSADPEKVKDAKLFKKITFDDVISNKLKVMDSTAFTLCRDQGMPIAVLSLFKKNALLNFIHGEEEGTLVTIN
- a CDS encoding fumarate hydratase — its product is MTIIKKNDFTESIASALQYISYYHSEDFIHAMNRALEVEKSTAAKDAILQILTNSKLSAYGNRPICQDTGIVTVFIKQGMELRWDSDKTIEEMVNQGVRNAYLDKENPLRASIVKNPISERLNTKDNSPAVVHVSLVPGSDLDISIAAKGAGSENKAVLGMLNPSDNIVDFIIDEIPKMGAGWCPPGVLGIGIGGTADKAMVMAKESLFETIDIQELIKKGPSNKIESLRIELYEKINRLGIGAQGLGGLTTVLDVKVKDYPTHAASLPVAIIPNCAANRHIHFKMSGDGPVKLKPPNFEVWPKAEWSPKETSTRVNIDTLQKKDLGKFKLGQSLLLSGKILTARDAAHKKLKELTDKNQPLPDGLDLKNRFIYYVGPVDPVGNEVVGPAGPTTSSRMDKYSSLMLEDYGVIGMIGKAERGKEALESIKKNKAVYLIAVGGSAYLISQAIKSSKLIAFPELGMEAIYEFEVEDMPVTLAANTDGESLHEEGVKKWNAVLMKY
- the map gene encoding type I methionyl aminopeptidase encodes the protein MPITINNQEDIKKMRIAGKLASEVLDFISPYIKPGITTEKIDSLCHDFMTNEQGTIPAPLNYAPPGHTPFPKSICTSVNNQICHGIPGEKILKKGDVVNIDITVIKNGYHGDTSRMFFVGEPSIQAKRLCEVTYQSMWLGIREVKAGAYLGDIGHAIQSYAESKSYSVVREFCGHGIGKVFHDEPQVLHYGTPGEGLKLEAGMIFTIEPMINAGKKDIKVLPDNWTVVTKDRSLSAQWEHTILVTSGGYEVLTVSKDTPTPFLD
- the sdhA gene encoding succinate dehydrogenase flavoprotein subunit, producing MVKNFKFDSIVVGGGGAGLRTSIQLSGAGQRVAVISKVFPTRSHTVAAQGGIAAALANVSDDKWLWHMYDTIKGSDYLGDQDAIEYMCKNAAEAIYELEHMGMPFDRNADGRIYQRPFGGMTKNFGESSISRTCAVADRTGHAMLHTLYQKNIELQTQFFIEWIGLDLIRDEDGDVLGLIALELQTGDLGIFHAKNTIFATGGAGRIFQASTNAFINTGDGLGMAARANISLEDMEFWQFHPTGILGAGVLVTEGVRGEGGYLINSNNERFMERYAPSAKDLASRDIVSRAIAQEVLEGRGIGTNKNGVYLTLSHLGEELINEKLPGIREISIKFANVDPVKEPVPVVPTVHYMMGGIPTTLNGQVRDGIKQKEVNGFYAVGECACISVHGANRLGSNSLLDLIVFGKAAGQHILDSSKGKKLKKLPNDVTRKTIERLKKINTKSSLEDPRELGEELRAVMQKHCGVFRFPQLLNEGLAKVYKLKQRIENISIKDNSKVFNTARTEALELQNLIEVALATMASAKNREESRGAHSRSDFPERDDNSWLQHSLYNPKDGSLDYRPVKMKPLSVKSFPLKERVY
- a CDS encoding succinate dehydrogenase assembly factor 2, with the translated sequence MSQKMILDNQIKYRCRRGLLELDLILNNFYENRLQQLSIEMKKLLLEFLEMDDNNIWNILNSSKYSKKYDSLVKLIYPIN
- the tsf gene encoding translation elongation factor Ts — encoded protein: MAEITAKMVMSLRAKTDAPMMDCKKALSEADGDATRAEEILRVRFGNKASKASTRVAAEGIVACFIRDDKKAGVLVEVNSETDFCSKNDEFVAFVKKITKAAVENDLNDSEQLSNLSIDGKTVEEIRTELIGKIGENITIRRVEKIIAKDNLFSYNHGGRVGVIVDIKSSDEVLGKDIAMHIAATKPKALDQSGVSQDLIDAERRVAIEKAKEAGKPEEMLEKIATGTVNKFLKEITLVNQVFVKDEKQTIEQLLKNNNSAINGFKFFIVGEGIEKKEVDFASEVAAAQQ